GCGAGGTGGGGCCGTTCGCGGCCCGCAGCCACCGCGTCATCCCCGTCACCTCCTACCCGCTCTCGCGTCCGGCCATCGCCGAGGCCGCGCTCGCGCTGCACGGCGAGGCCCCCGGCCGCATCGAGCTCGTCGAGCCCGCCGACGGGCAGGTGCGCATCATCCGGCGTGAGGAGACGGAGCGCCCCGCCCGCGTCGCACGCGGCTTCCGGCGCCGCCCCGCTCCCGAGGTGATCCAGGAGGTCGTCGGCGATCGACGCTTCCAGGTCGACTCGACGGGGTTCTGGCAGATCCACCCGCGGGCGGCATCCGTGCTCGACGCCGCGGTGTACGGCATCCTCGACGGCCACGTCGACGAGGACAGGACGCACTACGACCTCTACGGCGGAGTCGGACTGTTCGCCGCGACCCTGGCCGACCTCGGCGGTACCGACATCGTCACGGTCGAGTCGAGCGCACGCGCCACCGCGCACGCGGCCGCGAACCTCGCCTCCCTCGGCGCGACCGCGGTGACCGCGCGCGTCGACGGCTTCCTCTCCTCTCGCAAGAGCGCCGGCCGCACCGGAGCCGTCATCCTCGATCCGCCGCGTGCAGGTGCCGGACGCCAGGTGGTCGACGCGGTGCACGCCCTCGCGCCGGAGGCGATCGCCTACGTGGCCTGCGATCCGGTCGCGCTGGCCCGCGACCTCGGAACCTTCCGGACTCTGGGCTGGAACGTCGACCGCCTCCGCGGATTCGATCTCTTCCCCCATTCGCACCACTTCGAGGTCGTCGCGCTGCTCACCCGGTGACCCGCTCGCGGGCCCTCGCCCGTGGACTCACTAGGCTGGGCGGATGAGCACGGTCGCACTCATCGACGATCACGAGTCCGTTCGCCTCGGCCTCGAAGCCGCCTGCGCGCGCGATGGGCAGACGGTGGTGTTCTCCGGGAGCACCGTCGGCTCGTACCTCGAGTGGCGGCGCGCGACCGGTGCGCCCCCGGCGGATGTCGTCGTGCTGGACCTCACCCTCGGCGACGGGACCACCGTCACCGAGAACGTGCGTGCGCTCGTCGGCGATGGCGCGAGCGTCGTGATCCACAGCGTCGCCGACCGTCCTGCCGCCGTGCGCGAGGCGCTGTCCGCGGGTGCCGCGGGAGTGGTCAGCAAGTCGTCCGCGCTCGACGACGTGCTCGACGCGATCCGCACGGTCGCGCAGGGCGAGGCTCTGAACAACGTCGAGTGGGCGAGCGCCGTCGACGGCGACCGCGCCTTCGCCGACGCGCAGCTCTCGACGCGGGAGCGCGAGGTGCTCCGGCTGTACGCCACCGGCCTGCCCCTGAAGGCGGTCGCGGAGCGTCTCGGCGTCGCGTACTCCACGGCGAAGGAGAACATCACGCGGATCCGGGTGAAGTACGTCGAGGTGGGCCGCCCCGCTCCGACGAAGGTCGACCTCCTCCGCCGGGCGATAGAGGACGGCATCGTCGCCGCCGACGGGGCCACGAGTGCCCGTTGACCCGCTCAGCATCCGCGACGCCTGGAGCAAGATCCCCTCTCCCGGCGCGGCGGAGACCGAGTTCGAGCGCTTCACGGGCAAGCGCATGGAGCGGATCCTCGCGATCGTCGTCGCGATCGGATCCGCGGCGCTCGGCGCGCAGGCGCTGATCGCGGCCATCGGCACGCTGTCCGCCGCCGACGTCGCGCACGTCGCCGCCGTCGTGGCGGTGTTCGCGCCGCTGGCCCTGATGCTCCTCGCGTGCGTGATCGGGCGCGGCGTCCGCATCGCGTCCGGAGTCTTCGCCATCGTCTACGTGCTCGCGCTCGCCGCCTGGCCACTGGTCGTCGACCCCTTCGACAAGGTCGCGGACGACCAGCCGTGGATCTTCTTCCTCGTCAACGTCGGCGTCGTCGCCGCCATGCTCGCGTTCCCGGTGCGCATCCAGTTCGCCTGGGCCTTCGGGATGCCGTTCGTCTACGGATACGTGCGCCTCGTGCAGGGAGAGTTCTCCCGCGAGTTCTGGGTGACCACGGCGTTCGACGTGTCGTTCACCCTCATCCTCGGAGTCGTCATCATCTCGCTCGGGTGGATGTTCCGCTCGGTCGCCGCCGGTGTCGACGAGGCGCGGGGACAGGCCGTCGCCTCCTATGCGGCCGCAGCTGCGGCCGCGGCCGCCGAGGAGGAGCGGGTCGCGATGTCGGCCCTCATGCACGACAGCGTGCTGGCGGCCCTGATCGCCGGGGAGCGCGCGGAGGGCGAGCGCGCGCGCGAACTCGCGGTGGCGATGGCGCGCGAGGCGCTCACCCGTCTCGCCAACACCGAGGGCGCCGTGGCGCAGGAGGGGAGCGACGAGCCGGTCGGCACCGCGCAGATCGTCGTCGAGCTGCGGCGCTCGCTCTCCGAGCTCGGCGCCGACGCGATCGTGGAGGAACGCGGCGGCATCGGCCTGATCCCGGGCCGTGCCGCTCGCGCACTCGTGCTGGCCGCCCGGCAGGCGATCGGCAATGCGGTGTCGCACGCCGGCGGACGCGGGCTGCACATCGTCGCCGAGGGGCATGGCGACGAGGGCATCCGCGTGACGATCTCGGACGCCGGACCGGGATTCGACATCGACGAGATCGGCGCCGACCGCCTCGGCATCCGCGCCTCGATCTTCGCGCGGATGGCCGGCGTCGCCGGCACAGCGGGCATCGACTCCGGCGAGCACGGGACGACCGTGACCCTCGGATGGGAGCGCTCGTGAACCGCACCGTCCGCAGCGTCGCCACCTCTCTCGCCGTCGGCTTCGCCATGTACTTCGTGGCCCGCGGCGTGTGGTGGATAGAGCAGCCCACCGCGCCGCTGCTGATGGTGCTGGCGATCGGGCTGTATCTCGCCGTCGTGAACATCGCGATCCTGGCGGATTCGGTGTCGGTGCGGATGCCGCTGTGGGCGGCGGTGCTCGCGGCGGTCTCCAGCATCCTGATCCCGGTGCTGGTCACCTTCTCGCTCGATCCCGCTGATCGCACCGAGCCGTTCGCCACCTGGTACATCGGCGGCCTGGGGCTGCTCGGCGTGGTGTGCGTCGTCCGCCGCCGGTTCCTGATCGGGTGGCTCACGCTGGCGATGCTGATCGCGACCTCGTCGGCGTACCTGGGGCTCGTCGTCTCGCTGAACCTCGGGCTGGTCGGCTCGATCATGTGGGTCGTCATCGCTCAGCTGCTCGTGATGTTCTGGGACCGCGCCGTCCGAGACACCGAGCGGCTCGCCGAGATCCAGCAGGCCGTGTCCGCATGGCATGCGACGCAGCTGGTCCGTCAGCGCGAACGACGACTGCGCACGCAGTTCGCGCTGGCCGTCGCCGGCCCCGTGCTGAGCCGCGTCGTCGCCTCTCGAGGCGCCCTCGACGAGCACGAGCGGCTGGAGGCGCGGCTCGCCGAGGGACGGCTGCGCGATGAGCTGCGTGGCGCGGATCTGCTCAACGACGCGGTCCGCGACGCGATCGAGTCCGCGCGTCGGCGCGGCGTCGTCGTCACCGTGTTCGACGAGGGCGGTCTCGACGGCGTGGAGGAGCAGCGTCGGATCGAGATCCGCGACGAGCTCGCCGCGACGCTGGCCCATGCCGAGGCGGGCCGCCTCATCATCCGCTCCGCGAGGGATCCGCGGGTCGCCGTCACCGTCGTCGGCCGGCCGGGCGGGCGATCCTCCGGTGATGACGACTCCGTCGAGCTCTGGCACGAGATCCTGCGATGACGGCAGGAGAGGAGTGGGCGAGGGGCGGCGGCCGTGCCGCCTGCCCCTCGCCGTGCGGACAGTTACCCGAAAACCATCCGCCGGTGGCTGATCAGCGTCTGTCTACCCTGGGACAGAGAGACCAGCCGAACGCGAAGCGTCTCCCTCAGTCTGGTCGGTCGTCAAGAACTTGTCTGTAGG
This genomic interval from Microbacterium sp. LWH11-1.2 contains the following:
- a CDS encoding TRAM domain-containing protein produces the protein MTSSPADVLELDITGIAHGGTFIARHEGRVVFVSDAVPGERVRARLLEPQEGGDASTRSFWRAETVEVLEVSPHRRPHIWPAADIARDPADRPGGADLGHIDLSHQRTLKRQVLTEALDRFAGAGLEAPEIEAVESGDGTGWRTRVTLHVDDAGEVGPFAARSHRVIPVTSYPLSRPAIAEAALALHGEAPGRIELVEPADGQVRIIRREETERPARVARGFRRRPAPEVIQEVVGDRRFQVDSTGFWQIHPRAASVLDAAVYGILDGHVDEDRTHYDLYGGVGLFAATLADLGGTDIVTVESSARATAHAAANLASLGATAVTARVDGFLSSRKSAGRTGAVILDPPRAGAGRQVVDAVHALAPEAIAYVACDPVALARDLGTFRTLGWNVDRLRGFDLFPHSHHFEVVALLTR
- a CDS encoding response regulator transcription factor → MSTVALIDDHESVRLGLEAACARDGQTVVFSGSTVGSYLEWRRATGAPPADVVVLDLTLGDGTTVTENVRALVGDGASVVIHSVADRPAAVREALSAGAAGVVSKSSALDDVLDAIRTVAQGEALNNVEWASAVDGDRAFADAQLSTREREVLRLYATGLPLKAVAERLGVAYSTAKENITRIRVKYVEVGRPAPTKVDLLRRAIEDGIVAADGATSAR
- a CDS encoding ATP-binding protein, with amino-acid sequence MPVDPLSIRDAWSKIPSPGAAETEFERFTGKRMERILAIVVAIGSAALGAQALIAAIGTLSAADVAHVAAVVAVFAPLALMLLACVIGRGVRIASGVFAIVYVLALAAWPLVVDPFDKVADDQPWIFFLVNVGVVAAMLAFPVRIQFAWAFGMPFVYGYVRLVQGEFSREFWVTTAFDVSFTLILGVVIISLGWMFRSVAAGVDEARGQAVASYAAAAAAAAAEEERVAMSALMHDSVLAALIAGERAEGERARELAVAMAREALTRLANTEGAVAQEGSDEPVGTAQIVVELRRSLSELGADAIVEERGGIGLIPGRAARALVLAARQAIGNAVSHAGGRGLHIVAEGHGDEGIRVTISDAGPGFDIDEIGADRLGIRASIFARMAGVAGTAGIDSGEHGTTVTLGWERS